Proteins from a single region of Nitrospirota bacterium:
- a CDS encoding GntR family transcriptional regulator — translation MQDSQLVHQGKIIDRLNQEKLYIQLTRIFLEEISSGQWQPEQQIPTEEDLCKKYNVSKITVRQAVTNLVSDGYLTKIQGKGTFVSSVSPVVGLAMKTRLTEEMFGREAHLEREILFKGVQQAPPDVTAYLKTDDRIFYILSKRTSGGETAYIEETYIPYNMLPFIEKLDITHSSIYSVLQEKGTRKIFKMIQTIEVAQASGDNAKNLGLGEGSAALIVHRLFFSSDDIPIAYTKILGRTDKYKFQTEFERIR, via the coding sequence ATGCAAGATAGCCAATTAGTACATCAGGGTAAAATAATTGACAGGCTGAATCAGGAAAAGCTTTATATCCAGCTCACAAGAATATTTCTTGAGGAAATAAGCTCAGGGCAGTGGCAGCCCGAACAGCAGATTCCAACTGAGGAAGACCTCTGCAAAAAATATAACGTAAGCAAAATAACAGTCAGGCAGGCGGTAACTAACCTCGTCTCTGACGGCTATCTTACAAAAATTCAGGGCAAAGGGACCTTTGTCAGCTCTGTATCTCCAGTCGTAGGGCTTGCCATGAAAACAAGGCTTACCGAAGAAATGTTCGGCAGGGAAGCTCATTTGGAGAGGGAGATATTATTTAAAGGAGTACAACAGGCGCCGCCTGATGTAACAGCATATTTAAAAACCGATGACAGGATATTCTACATCCTGAGTAAAAGAACAAGCGGAGGTGAAACCGCATACATTGAGGAAACCTATATTCCCTACAATATGCTTCCCTTTATTGAAAAACTTGACATTACCCACAGCTCAATTTATTCCGTGCTTCAGGAAAAAGGCACCAGAAAAATATTTAAGATGATACAAACCATTGAGGTGGCTCAGGCGTCCGGAGATAATGCAAAGAATTTAGGCTTAGGCGAAGGCTCGGCAGCGCTTATTGTTCACAGGCTCTTTTTCAGTTCTGACGACATACCGATTGCATACACAAAGATTCTGGGCAGAACTGACAAATATAAATTTCAGACGGAATTTGAAAGAATTAGGTAA